In the Scyliorhinus torazame isolate Kashiwa2021f chromosome 4, sScyTor2.1, whole genome shotgun sequence genome, one interval contains:
- the LOC140411370 gene encoding probable G-protein coupled receptor 139: MGKPVVLLVKEIYYTILAAVGLPANLMTIIILTRGNCGLSKCITAYMVAMATADLLTIINNVMVYYIFSYHFPLSFLSHTPVCRIILYMTTVNLDNSVWFTVSFTFDRFVAICCQKLKTRLCTKRVAVAIVTTASILILLKDIPVLFAYEPQHIINKVHWGCQSSVAFLSSSPGIAYVWFHSAWVVWLPFTLIFMFNILTVRRILIANRARTELRGHRCENRSDSESENRRKSVILLFTISISFILLWLTYAVSLVTTKLDNSVYYRDDRTNPAYIATETGAFLKYLSCFQNPCIYTATQSKFRQELKNVVKTAWTLMLRLVEKLRIKGMRFINVPPSRF, encoded by the exons ATGGGGAAACCAGTTGTTCTGCTGGTGAAAGAAATTTACTACACGATTCTTGCAGCTGTTGGCCTTCCAG CAAACTTAATGACAATTATCATCCTTACTCGAGGAAACTGTGGCCTTTCCAAATGTATCACTGCATACATGGTGGCTATGGCGACAGCAGACCTACTGACCATTATCAACAATGTAATGGTATATTACATTTTCAGCTATCACTTTCCACTTTCATTCTTGTCCCACACTCCTGTTTGCAGGATCATTCTCTATATGACTACTGTCAACCTTGATAACTCTGTTTGGTTCACCGTCTCCTTTACATTTGATCGATTTGTAGCAATCTGTTGCCAGAAGTTGAAAACACGGTTATGTACCAAACGAGTTGCAGTCGCGATTGTAACAACCGCCTCAATCCTGATCTTGTTGAAGGATATCCCGGTTTTGTTTGCATATGAACCTCAGCACATCATTAATAAGGTGCACTGGGGCTGCCAGTCGAGTGTAGCTTTTTTATCGTCATCTCCAGGTATAGCATACGTCTGGTTTCACAGCGCCTGGGTGGTTTGGCTTCCTTTTACTCTAATATTCATGTTTAATATTTTAACTGTCCGGCGTATTTTAATCGCTAATAGAGCCCGCACGGAGCTCCGTGGTCACAGGTGTGAGAATCGCAGCGATTCGGAGTCGGAGAACCGAAGGAAATCCGTCATTTTATTGTTCACGATATCGATCAGTTTTATATTGCTGTGGTTGACATATGCCGTAAGTTTAGTGACTACCAAACTGGACAACAGCGTTTATTACAGAGATGACCGCACAAATCCTGCATATATCGCCACTGAAACCGGGGCTTTCCTGAAGTATTTGAGTTGCTTTCAAAACCCATGTATTTATACCGCGACCCAGAGCAAATTCAGGCAGGAGTTGAAGAATGTGGTGAAAACTGCATGGACACTAATGCTGAGATTAGTTGAAAAACTGCGGATAAAAGGAATGAGATTTATTAATGTTCCGCCATCCAGATTTTAA